In Zingiber officinale cultivar Zhangliang chromosome 3B, Zo_v1.1, whole genome shotgun sequence, a single window of DNA contains:
- the LOC122055004 gene encoding brassinosteroid-responsive RING protein 1-like, producing the protein MANHPKFSSRGIVMGFPSKEYLVVPKPVVLFFLFLGYIKFAILMALYCLGLYDSLEPLISPLEEFEFYFLDGIEVSPLTKPTFEIKKQLKVVEFVSLAHKYQVEEDEYDDHDNGPRCVVCLGNLEAKQKVRELKNCIHAFHVECIDRWMDAGQLNCPLCRADLLPTISKDGKWGSFLHSWGRRE; encoded by the coding sequence ATGGCCAACCACCCAAAGTTCTCTAGTAGAGGGATCGTCATGGGCTTCCCTTCGAAGGAGTATTTGGTGGTGCCGAAGCCGGttgtgctcttcttcctcttcctcggctATATTAAATTTGCCATCTTGATGGCCCTCTACTGCCTTGGCCTCTATGACTCACTCGAGCCGCTCATCTCTCCTTTGGAAGAGTTTGAGTTCTACTTCTTAGATGGTATTGAGGTTTCACCATTGACGAAGCCTACTTTTGAGATCAAGAAGCAGCTAAAGGTGGTGGAATTCGTTAGCCTAGCGCATAAGTACCAGGTGGAAGAAGATGAGTATGATGACCATGATAATGGGCCAAGATGTGTTGTTTGCCTAGGCAATTTGGAGGCGAAGCAGAAGGTTCGAGAGCTCAAGAATTGTATCCATGCCTTCCACGTGGAGTGCATCGATAGATGGATGGATGCGGGTCAACTAAATTGCCCTTTGTGCCGGGCAGATCTATTGCCTACTATCTCAAAGGATGGCAAATGGGGAAGCTTCCTTCATAGTTGGGGGCGTCGGGAgtga